Sequence from the uncultured Flavobacterium sp. genome:
TAACTTTGGAGTTGACTTTGGTTTGTTCAATAATAGAGTAACTGGATCTGTTGAGCTTTACAGCAAAAAAATTACAGATATGTTAATCCAGAATACAAACGTGCCTGATCAAACGAATCTTTCTAAAAACATTTTCATTAATGGTGGAGAAATGAAAAACAGAGGTCTTGAGGCAACTTTAAATGTTAAAGTAATTGAAAACAATAACTTCAGCTGGAATACTACTGTAGTATATACACAAAACAGACAAGATGTTGTTGCTTTAGGAAACGCACGTTACAACTATTCTTTCATTAACACAGGATATATTTCAGGACCTGGTTTAGTTGGAGTTCCAACTCAAAGAATGCAGGCTGGATATAAATTAGGTACTTTTTATGGATATGAATATGCAGGAGTATCTAATGGTAAATGGTTAATTAAAGGAAACGATAATCAAATTCATTATTTAGAAGATGTTGCAAACTCTGATGATCAGAAAAAAGTAATTGGTAATGCTTTGCCAGATTTTGAAATGGGATGGAGTAACTACTTTAAATACAAAAACTGGGATTTAAGTATGACATTCAGAGCTGTTGTTGGTAATGATGTTTACAATGCAACAAACCAGGTTTTTGGTAACCCTGACCAAGTTGGAACAAGAAGTGTAAACAATGAAGCTTTAATATTGAATGATGCTGGAATAAAAGGAGCTTATAGCGCATTGTCTTATTATATTGAAGATGCAAGTTTCGTAAAATTAGACAACATTAACTTAGGATATACTTTCGTAAATCCAACGTTTGCTAAAGCAATTTCAAAACTTCGTTTTTATGCTTCTATGAACAATGTATTTACATTGACAAATTATGGTGGTGCTGATCCTGAGGTTAATTTTTCTGGAGGAAAAGACAATAAAGAAATCTTTTTTGGAATAGATAACTACAATAACTATCCAAAAACTAGAACCTTGACATTTGGTTTGAATCTTTCATTTTAATACAAAAATCATGAAACTAAAAAATAAAATAACAGTATTAGGTTTAAGCTTTTTAGCTTTTACTTCTTGTACTGATCTGGATACAACAAATAGCGAGTATTTGAGAGGAGATCAATATCCTGAAACAACAGAACAAGCTATTAATCTTGCGACTCCTGTTTTTGCTAAAACACAAGGAATGCTTGATGGTGGCGGATGGTGGTTTACTCAGGAATTAAGTTCTGATGAGGCAGTTTGTCCTACAAGAGGAGCTGACTGGGATGATGGTGGTAAATGGAGAGCTTTATCAAAACATACTTGGGGACCTCAAACTGAAGCAGTAACTCAATTATGGGGAATGATTTATTCAGCAGTGCCACAAGCTAATTATGCTGTTGAAACTTTAACACCGGCTTCTGCGACAAATCCAAAAGTAGCTAAAGTATTAGCTCAGGTAAAAGTGTCAAGAGCTTACTACTATTATTTGGCTATTGACAATTTTGGAGACGTTCCGTTTCCAACCACTTTTACAGGTGCAGATGAGTTTCCTAAAAAGACATCCAGAGCAGAAGTTTTTGCAGCTATTGTTAAGGATATTGAGGATAATGTAGCATTATTACCAAAACAAGGAGATGAAGGTGTTGTAAGAAGTGATATCACTCAAGGTATGGGATATACGCTTTTGGCTAAATTATATTTGAATGCAAAAGTTTATACAGGTACAGCAATGTGGGAAAAAGCAATTGCAGCTTGTGATAAAGTTTTAGCATTAGGTTATTCATTAGAAGCTAATCCTTTGGCACCTTTTGTAACTCAAAATGAGAATTGTAAAGAGAATATCTACACAATTGCTTACGATCAGGATAAAGTAAAAGGATTCAATCTTCACATGCGTACTTTGATCGATTTGTCACAACAGACTTTCAATATGAGTACAGCTCCATGGAACGGATTTGCAACTCTTGAAGCACATTACAATTCATTCCCGGCTGGTGACAAAAGATTAGCAGGAATTCTTGTTGGTCAACAAAAAACAAAAGCAGGAGATAATATTCAGGATCCTAAATCTGGGAATGCAAACCTGGTTTTTACAGCTAATATTCCAAATCTGCAAATGGCTTTAGGTACTAATACGCAAGAGCAAATTAGAATGGCAGGAGCAAGACCAGTAAAATGGGAAATTGCTGCAGGAGCAAAAGAAAACTTGAGTAATGATTTTCCTCTTTTCAGATTGGCAGATGTTAAGTTAATGAAAGCAGAAGCATTAGTTTGGTTAAACGGTGCGGGAGCTGGAGATGCTTTAGTAAATGAAATTAAAGGAAGAGCTGGAATTGCACAAACAGGCGGATATACATTAAACGATATTTTAGCTGAAAGAGGTAGAGAAATGATGTGGGAAGGACACCGTCGTCAGGATTTGATCCGTAACGGTAAATTTGAAAACACTTGGTGGGAGAAATCAGATACTGATCCTAACCATAGATTGTTTCCAATTCCTACATATGCAATTAATGCAAACCAAAATTTATTGCCACAAAACCCAGGATATTAATAATATAAAAATATAAATCAAAATGAAAAAATTAACTTTTTTATTACTAGGACTACTTGCATTTACTATAACATCATGTAGTGATGACGATCCGGATATCATTGTAAATGGTAAAGAGAAAATAACAACATTACCAGTTTTGGATGCATTACCTGCTCCAGCTGAATACGTTGTTCAAAAAGACGTAAATGAAACTACAGAAGCAGGAACTTTTAAATGGTCAGCTGCAACTTTAGAGTACAATGGAGCTGTTAGTTATTACATTCAGATGGCACCTGCAGGAAGCGATTTCTCTACTGCAGTAGATGTATTTCCTGCAAGCGTTTCAACTACTACAAAAAGCTTTACGTTTGGAGATTTAAACAATGCTTTAACAAGATTAAATGCTTCACTTGTTGCAAATGGTAAAACTTCATTAGGATTTGGGGCTCTTGCTCAAGTTGAAGTTAGAGTAAAAGCAATCGCTGAAAAATCTTTATCAATAGGATATTCTTTAACTCAATTAATGAAAATCAATGCTTATGAGAATATCGTTGTTGTAACGCCAGAATTATTTTTAGTTGGTGCGCCACAAGCTTCTTATGGAGGATCTGCTTGGGATGAAAAACATGGTATTGCATTAAAATACATTGGTGACGGAACAACAAAACTTTTTGAAGCTTACGTAAAAGTAAATGTTGGAGAAGGTTTCAAATTTACTGGAGACGGAAAAACTTGGGATAATGGTAACTATGGTACTGACGGAGGTGTTGCAGCTATTTCAGGAGGACAAGAGTTTGCTTTAACTAATTCAGGAGGAAGCAGTGATCTTAAAGTTGCTGAAGCTGACGGTGCTGGATTGTACTATGTACGTGTTGACATGGATGCAATGAAAGTTAAAGTTATAAAAATGCAATGGGGAGTTATTGGTGCTGCTACTGCAGGAGGATGGAATGACGAAAGTGCAATGGGTTATGATTTTGCATCTAACACATGGTCATATGCAGGAAGTGATATTACTGCTGGAGAAATGAAATTCAGATCTAAAAACACAGGTAACTTCATTAATGGAGTAAATGGAGCAGGTGGAGAATGGACATTCAATGTTGGTGATTTACTTTTTGTTGGTGATGGTGGTACAGGTAAAAACTTTGTAATTACTGCTGGTGCTAAACCAAAATTAGTAGTTAATTTTGATGGAACTGCTGTTGTTACGGGATTGTAATACATAAAATAAATTTTAAAAAGGGCTGTCGAAAGACAGTCCTTTTTTTATGCCTTTTTGAATGAGACTTTATGTACAGGGTAAATTCTAAGATTGCGATTTAGTCAGGTAACTTTCTGGATTGATGTTATTAGTTGATAAAAATATCAATTTAGGAAAATAGTTCAGAGATAAATAACTATTTGTTAAATAAATAGAAGTAAAAAAACACACTTTGCAATTTCATTTTCTGTCTGAAAAATATCCTTTTTTGAATAATTTTCTTCTTTTTGCGATAAAGTTTTGAACACTACAACGTTTGCGCGAGGTCATTTCGAAAACGCTATAGTAGATTTACGATTTATAGGATACCTTTATTAATTATGTCATTTTTTGCTTTAATACACATTACTTAAATTATGAAAAAAACTTTACTTTTATTTTTCCTTTTGTTATCAGCAATTACATTTGCGCAACAACAAACGGTTACTTACAGTGTAAGTCCATCAACTTTTGAAGAAACTACTGCAATTACCATTACAATTAATGGAAACAGTGTTAATGAAAGTACTTGGGGAGTTACAGATCACTCACTTTATCTGTGGGCGTGGGCTTTTGATACCAATGATACAACTCAAAAAGGTACTCCAAATAATGGTGGTTGGGATGCATCAAGCGATGCAAGTAAATTTACATACAACTCAGCTTCGGATACTTATACTAAAACAATTACGCCAACAACTTATTATAATGTAACAGGAATTGGTAAAATTGGTTTTTTGGTTAAAGCAAAAAACGGAACCGGTGATAAAAAATCACAAGATATTCTTGTTGAAGTAGGATCTTTTCAGGTAACATTAACGGCTCCAACAGAAAATAGTACTACAATTTTAGCTTCGGGAGCAAGTTTTAATATTGCTGCAACAAATACAAACGGAGTTGCAAGTTATTCATTGAAAGCTAACGGAACTGTAATCAATACAAATGCAAGTACATCAAGTTATTCTTATACTGCGACTAATATTACAGCCAATCAAAGTTATGAGTTAATTGCAACTCAGGGAACAACGACAATCTCTAAAAAGTTTTCGGTTGTTGTAAATCCAAATACGGTTTCAGAAAATATGCCTGCGGGTTTAGTTGACGGAATTAACTATAATGCTTCTGATGCTACAAAAGCAACTTTGGTTCTTGATGCACCTTTAAAAGACTTTGTTTACATTGCAGGAAGTTTTAATAATTGGCAGCCTTCATCGGCGTATGCCATGAAAAAAGACCCAACTTCAGGGAAATTCTGGTTAGAATTAACAGGTTTAGTTTCCGGCGTAAATAATACATATCAATATTGGGTAGTTGAATCTACTCCAATTGCAAATTCACCTTCATTGGTAAAAACTGCAGATCCATATTCAACTTTAGTTTTGTCTCCTTCTGATGATTCTGGGATTCCTGCAGCTTCATATCCAAATAGACCGGCTTATCCGGCAGGACAAAATTTTGAAGTTACAGTTTTGAAAACAGGACAAACTCCATACAATTGGAAAGTGACCAATTTTACAAAACCTGCTAAAGAAAAATTAGTAGTTTATGAAGTTTTGGTTCGTGATTTTGATGCTAATAAAAATTATCAAAGTCTGATTGACAGAATCGATTATTTTAAAAATCTTAAAATAAATGCAATCGAATTAATGCCGGTTATGGAGTTTGAAGGCAATGAAAGCTGGGGTTACAATACTTCATTTCATATGGCTTTGGATAAATTTTACGGAACTTCAGATAAGTTAAAAGAGTTTATCGATTTATGTCATGAAAACGGAATTGCGGTGATTCTTGACGTTGCTTTAAATCACGCTTTTGGCCGTAATCCTATGGTTAGAATGTGGATGAATGATCCTGATGGAGATGGTTATGGTTCGCCAACAGCTGAGAATCCTTATTTTAATACCGTTGCAAAACACAGTTATAGTGTTGGAGAAGATTTTAATCACCAATCACTAAAAACACAAAATTATGTAGATCGAGTAATCAAACAATGGATTGAAGAATACAAAATTGATGGTTTCCGTTGGGATTTAACCAAAGGATTTACACAAGCTTGTACAGCTTCAGATGAAACTTGTACGAATGCATATCAACAAGACAGAGTAGATATCTTAAAGAAATATGCTGATTATTCCTGGAGTCTTGATCCTACACATTATACCATTTTTGAGCATTTAGGAACTGATGCCGAAGAGAAAGAATGGGCAAATTACAGAGTTACAGAAACGCCTAGTAAAGGAGTTATGATGTGGGGGAAAATGACAAATCAATACAATCAATTGTCAATGGGATATGCAACAAGTAGTGATATTTCGAGAATGGCAAGTTCTAGTCGTGGTTTCACTGCAAACAGATTAATGGGATATGCAGAAAGTCATGATGAAGAGCGTTTGATGTACAAAAATGTTCAATACGGAGCTTCAAGCGGATCTTATAACGTTAAAACATTAAATACAGCTTTGTCAAGAATGTCTGCAATTGGTGCCGTTTCATTATTAGTTCCTGGCCCAAAAATGATTTGGCATTTTGGAGAATTAGGTTGGGACAGTTCTATTTTTACTTGTAATAATAACACCGTAAATACAGATACTGATGCTGCTGCCGGAGATTGTAAATTAGATACAAAACCACAACCTCAATGGGTTAATAATTGGTTAGGAAACACGAATAGAAGCAAGATTTATAATGATTGGGCAAAAATGATTAATCTTAAAATCACAGAACCTGTATTTTTAGGAACTTCTACTATTTCAAGTCCAAATTCATTGAGTATCAATATCAAAATCAAGAATGATAATCTGACTTCTGCACAATTAAAAGACGTTGTGATTCTGGCTAATTTTGATCTTACAGCAAAAAATGTTGCAACAGGTTTTCCATATGCAGGAAATTGGGTTAACTTAATGGATAACACAACTATTGCTGTTACAGATGTAAATGCAACGATAAGTATTCCGGCTGGAGAATACAGAATTTACGGTAACAAACAAGCGAATTTAGCGATCGAAGATTTCGAAAAAGGAAATGTGGTTAGTTTGTATCCAAATCCGGTTGCTAACTACTTTACTTTAGATATTGCAACAACCAAAGTTCAGGTTTATGCAGTTTCTGGTCAATTGGTAAAAAGTTTTACAACAAACGGAGATTTAGATTTTCAATTTGGTGTAAGCGATTTAAAAACAGGAATATATATTGTAAAAGCTTTTGACGAGAACGATAATGTTCGAGTAGCAAAGTTTATTAAAAAATAACTTTTAGAGTATAATCTTTATAGTCTGAAAAGTATAATGTTTGGTTTTGTTTAGTAATGAAAAAGGGTTGTCTGGAAACAGACAACCCTTTTGAGTTAAAGTGTATTTCAACTTATCTCTTTTTGTGATTGTACTCGCCAATTACAGCGAAATAGCCAAAAGTTCCTAATCCTAAAACAATTAACGGAGTAAGAATAAAAAGAATAATGATGCCAAATACTAAATCATCTTGTTGATCTGATAATAATTTAGGTAAGCCAAATTCAAACACGCAAAAGTAAGCAGCGGCAACTGCTAAAATAACCCATAAAACGCCTAAAGCCTGTTTGATTGTATCCATGTTCTAAAATGTTAAAGATGATTAATTTTATTTTTGTTGTCTATATAAATCATTCCAATTATAAAGCAGACCGAAGCAATAATAATAGGATACCAAAGTCCGTCAAGATAAAAATCGCTTTTTCCGGCTGCTTTTGAATGCGTTACAAAGTAAGTTGAGATTGCCGGCAGTAAACCTCCAAAAATTCCATTTCCTACATGATAAGGAAGTGACATTGAAGTATATCTGATTTTAGCTGGAAACATTTCAACTAAAAATGCGGCAATTGGACCATAAACCATTGTAACAAATAAAACCTGAATAAAAACTAAAAAAATTAAAGTCCATTCATCGCCGGAATTGATATTTATAGTGATAGTGCTTTGAGATTTTTTCTTATCAGCAAAGTCTGTTCTCTTTTCGATATACGAAGTTCCATCCGTATAGGTTTTTGAAATAGTGGTAATTATGTTATTATTTTTTGCTGTTTCAACATTTTGTGTGGTTTGTTCTACAATTTCAGATTTGTAACTTACATCCGTTGTATTGTACATCATTTTATAGATTGGTCTGTAGAATAAAATGGCAAGAAGCATTCCGCCCATCATAATATATTTTCGACCAACTTTGTCGCTCAGCCATCCAAAAACTATGAAAAATGGTGTTCCAATTAAAAGTGCAATTCCCAATAATCCATCAACTTGAGACGAATCTATATTCATCACAGTTTTCATAAAACTCATGGCGTAAAACTGTCCAGTATACCAAACAACGCCTTGTCCCATTGTAGCGCCAAACAATGCGAGTAATACAAATTTCAGATTGTATCGATTTCCAAAACTTTCTTTTAACGGATTTGTGCTCGTTTTTCCTTCTTTTTTTGCTTTAGCGAAGACAGGAGATTCGTCCATATTTTTCCGAATCAAATACGAGACACCAACCATTACAATAGAAACCCAAAACGGAACACGCCATCCCCAGGAATCAAAAGCTTCAGCAGAAAGCACGTTTTTAGTAGCAAGAATAACCATTAAGGAGATAAATAGACCAATTGTAGCGGTAGTTTGAATCCAGGAAGTCCAATATCCTTTTTGTCCAACCGGAGCATGTTCTGCAACATAAGTAGCTGCACCTCCATATTCGCCACCAAGAGCAAGTCCTTGTAATAAACGAAGAATCAAAACTAATAAAGGCGCAAGAAAACCAATAGTTTCATAACTGGGAATACAGCCAATTAAAAATGTAGAACCTCCCATTAATAATAAAGTCGCCATAAAAGTATATTTCCGACCAATGATATCGCCAAGTCTTCCAAAAAATAAAGCTCCAAAAGGACGAACTACAAATCCTGCCGCAAAAGTGGCTAACGTTGATAAAAAAGCCGCAGTAGGATTGTCACTTGGAAAGAATTTAGTGGAAATTACAACAGCTAAACTCCCAAAAATATAGAAATCGTACCATTCAATCATTGTTCCCATTGACGAGGCCGAAATTACTTTCCAAATGCCTTTTGTAGAATTTTTACTCATAAAATATTTTGTGTTTTTGATAATTAATTGAATAATTAAGTAACATTTTACGAATATATGAGATATTTTTTTATTTGTTCAATACTTTTTTAACAAAATTAGATCGATTATTGACTTTGTTTTTGTTCTATCAGTAAATGCCTAATAATTCGAAATAAATCATAGATTGAAGATTATAGATTGGGCTTTTAAATATAAAGGAGTGTTATTTTCTTAAGAAAGAAAACACTAGTTTTACAGCACAATTTTAAAACAGAAAATGGTTGTCATATTGAATAAATATTGACATTAAAAGGGAATTTGGTGTAACTCCAAAACTGTCCCGCAGCTGTAAGCTCATTAACTGAAGCCCTTTAATACGTCACTTTTCATTTTTTGAAAGGGAAGGCTGGGTGTAGGGAGCAAGTCAGAAGACCTGCCATTTTTATAGTAATAAATAGCTTTCGGGGATTGAAGCTTGAATTAAAACCAATACTTTTTCACTCTATGTGATAATGGTATTGTTTGGTTATTCTATTCTCGTAAGCCAAAAAAAGAGTTTATGAGATTTTTTTTCTGCAAATATGATATCGTAAAAACAATTTCCTGTTGGATGGTTTTCTTTCCGATACATGCTTTTTCTTCATTAAAAAAATCATTAAAACGTATCGTTGTACAAAATGTTTTGCTTTTTAAACAAAGGCAGACAGAAGTTTATTTTATAAAACTTTTGCTGAACACAAATTGTACATCGATTTAAAGATTTAAGTAATCTAATTTTAAATATTTAATGATGAAAAACCAATTTTTTACCAAGCAGTTACTTGCAATTGCTTCTTTAATGATCCTAACAGTTTCGTGTAATAATGACGACAATTTTACAGCAGCTCCGTCAATAAAAGGCGCACAACAATTAAAAGACACTTTAACTATTGGTAAAGCCCTAAAGTTAAGTTCGAAGTTAACAGATAGAAATAATGTTACTTACGAATGGGCTGTAGACGGAAAAGTTGTAGGATCTGATTCTACTTATGTTTTTAAACCAGAAACAAGAGGTGATTTTAAAGTTACAATGACAGCCAAAAATGATGGAGGAAAAACGTCTCTAACCTATAATGTTCTTGCATTAGGAACTTATGAAAATGGTTTTTTCATGATCAACGAAGGTTGGTACGGACACGGAACAGGAACAGTTGGGTTTTATAGATATGATACAAAAACTATTGAAGACAGTGTTTTTGTAAAAGCAAATCCAGGTAAAGATTTAAAACCAGAATCGTCTACATTAGAATTTGGAACGATCTTTAACAAAAAACTATTCTTAGTTTCTAAAGTTGGCGGACCAGTTGTTGTTACAGATGCGTACACACTTAAAGAAGAAAAAAGAATTCCAGCTCAAGGCGGAAACGATTGGCGTGCAGTAGTTGGTATTGATCAAAATCAAGCATTATTGACCTCTGGTAATGGTATATATAAGCTTAATCTGAATACAATGGCATTAAACGGACAAGTTGCTGGTGTTACAGGTCAGGTTGGAGATATTGTTAAAGTTGGTAATTATGTTTTTGCATTATCTGCTTCACAAGGAGTTATTGTTCTTAATGCTTCAACATTTGCAGTTGTAAAAACGATTCCGGCTATGGTTTTAGGATTTGCCGTTACGGATGATAAAAAAGTTTGGGCAGCGGGAGGTACAAACCTTATAAGTATAGATTCAGGTACGCTTACGGTAACAGAAATTCCGTTAGGTTTTCAAGCTTATGGAAGCTGGGGAGCATGGCATCCGGGATCTATTACGGCAGCCCAAAACAATGTTTTTATTGCTAAAAACGGAAGTTGGAGTGGTGGTAAACAAGTTTATAAATATACTGGTACGACCGCATCTTTGGCTACACCTTTTATTACTTTAACACAATCAAATATATTATATGGTTCAGGAATTGGTTACGATCGTCTGAAAAATACTTTGGTTGTAAATACAGTAAATGAAGGATTTGGAGCAAATTTCGCAATCAATAATCTTTACTTATTCAATGCTGATTCTGGTGTTAAAACTGGTACAGTAAGTTTCTCAGGATATTATTTCCC
This genomic interval carries:
- a CDS encoding RagB/SusD family nutrient uptake outer membrane protein, whose protein sequence is MKLKNKITVLGLSFLAFTSCTDLDTTNSEYLRGDQYPETTEQAINLATPVFAKTQGMLDGGGWWFTQELSSDEAVCPTRGADWDDGGKWRALSKHTWGPQTEAVTQLWGMIYSAVPQANYAVETLTPASATNPKVAKVLAQVKVSRAYYYYLAIDNFGDVPFPTTFTGADEFPKKTSRAEVFAAIVKDIEDNVALLPKQGDEGVVRSDITQGMGYTLLAKLYLNAKVYTGTAMWEKAIAACDKVLALGYSLEANPLAPFVTQNENCKENIYTIAYDQDKVKGFNLHMRTLIDLSQQTFNMSTAPWNGFATLEAHYNSFPAGDKRLAGILVGQQKTKAGDNIQDPKSGNANLVFTANIPNLQMALGTNTQEQIRMAGARPVKWEIAAGAKENLSNDFPLFRLADVKLMKAEALVWLNGAGAGDALVNEIKGRAGIAQTGGYTLNDILAERGREMMWEGHRRQDLIRNGKFENTWWEKSDTDPNHRLFPIPTYAINANQNLLPQNPGY
- a CDS encoding alpha-amylase family glycosyl hydrolase, giving the protein MKKTLLLFFLLLSAITFAQQQTVTYSVSPSTFEETTAITITINGNSVNESTWGVTDHSLYLWAWAFDTNDTTQKGTPNNGGWDASSDASKFTYNSASDTYTKTITPTTYYNVTGIGKIGFLVKAKNGTGDKKSQDILVEVGSFQVTLTAPTENSTTILASGASFNIAATNTNGVASYSLKANGTVINTNASTSSYSYTATNITANQSYELIATQGTTTISKKFSVVVNPNTVSENMPAGLVDGINYNASDATKATLVLDAPLKDFVYIAGSFNNWQPSSAYAMKKDPTSGKFWLELTGLVSGVNNTYQYWVVESTPIANSPSLVKTADPYSTLVLSPSDDSGIPAASYPNRPAYPAGQNFEVTVLKTGQTPYNWKVTNFTKPAKEKLVVYEVLVRDFDANKNYQSLIDRIDYFKNLKINAIELMPVMEFEGNESWGYNTSFHMALDKFYGTSDKLKEFIDLCHENGIAVILDVALNHAFGRNPMVRMWMNDPDGDGYGSPTAENPYFNTVAKHSYSVGEDFNHQSLKTQNYVDRVIKQWIEEYKIDGFRWDLTKGFTQACTASDETCTNAYQQDRVDILKKYADYSWSLDPTHYTIFEHLGTDAEEKEWANYRVTETPSKGVMMWGKMTNQYNQLSMGYATSSDISRMASSSRGFTANRLMGYAESHDEERLMYKNVQYGASSGSYNVKTLNTALSRMSAIGAVSLLVPGPKMIWHFGELGWDSSIFTCNNNTVNTDTDAAAGDCKLDTKPQPQWVNNWLGNTNRSKIYNDWAKMINLKITEPVFLGTSTISSPNSLSINIKIKNDNLTSAQLKDVVILANFDLTAKNVATGFPYAGNWVNLMDNTTIAVTDVNATISIPAGEYRIYGNKQANLAIEDFEKGNVVSLYPNPVANYFTLDIATTKVQVYAVSGQLVKSFTTNGDLDFQFGVSDLKTGIYIVKAFDENDNVRVAKFIKK
- a CDS encoding DUF5074 domain-containing protein, with the protein product MKNQFFTKQLLAIASLMILTVSCNNDDNFTAAPSIKGAQQLKDTLTIGKALKLSSKLTDRNNVTYEWAVDGKVVGSDSTYVFKPETRGDFKVTMTAKNDGGKTSLTYNVLALGTYENGFFMINEGWYGHGTGTVGFYRYDTKTIEDSVFVKANPGKDLKPESSTLEFGTIFNKKLFLVSKVGGPVVVTDAYTLKEEKRIPAQGGNDWRAVVGIDQNQALLTSGNGIYKLNLNTMALNGQVAGVTGQVGDIVKVGNYVFALSASQGVIVLNASTFAVVKTIPAMVLGFAVTDDKKVWAAGGTNLISIDSGTLTVTEIPLGFQAYGSWGAWHPGSITAAQNNVFIAKNGSWSGGKQVYKYTGTTASLATPFITLTQSNILYGSGIGYDRLKNTLVVNTVNEGFGANFAINNLYLFNADSGVKTGTVSFSGYYFPAVSVFQQ
- a CDS encoding SusE domain-containing protein, which translates into the protein MKKLTFLLLGLLAFTITSCSDDDPDIIVNGKEKITTLPVLDALPAPAEYVVQKDVNETTEAGTFKWSAATLEYNGAVSYYIQMAPAGSDFSTAVDVFPASVSTTTKSFTFGDLNNALTRLNASLVANGKTSLGFGALAQVEVRVKAIAEKSLSIGYSLTQLMKINAYENIVVVTPELFLVGAPQASYGGSAWDEKHGIALKYIGDGTTKLFEAYVKVNVGEGFKFTGDGKTWDNGNYGTDGGVAAISGGQEFALTNSGGSSDLKVAEADGAGLYYVRVDMDAMKVKVIKMQWGVIGAATAGGWNDESAMGYDFASNTWSYAGSDITAGEMKFRSKNTGNFINGVNGAGGEWTFNVGDLLFVGDGGTGKNFVITAGAKPKLVVNFDGTAVVTGL
- a CDS encoding MFS transporter, producing MSKNSTKGIWKVISASSMGTMIEWYDFYIFGSLAVVISTKFFPSDNPTAAFLSTLATFAAGFVVRPFGALFFGRLGDIIGRKYTFMATLLLMGGSTFLIGCIPSYETIGFLAPLLVLILRLLQGLALGGEYGGAATYVAEHAPVGQKGYWTSWIQTTATIGLFISLMVILATKNVLSAEAFDSWGWRVPFWVSIVMVGVSYLIRKNMDESPVFAKAKKEGKTSTNPLKESFGNRYNLKFVLLALFGATMGQGVVWYTGQFYAMSFMKTVMNIDSSQVDGLLGIALLIGTPFFIVFGWLSDKVGRKYIMMGGMLLAILFYRPIYKMMYNTTDVSYKSEIVEQTTQNVETAKNNNIITTISKTYTDGTSYIEKRTDFADKKKSQSTITININSGDEWTLIFLVFIQVLFVTMVYGPIAAFLVEMFPAKIRYTSMSLPYHVGNGIFGGLLPAISTYFVTHSKAAGKSDFYLDGLWYPIIIASVCFIIGMIYIDNKNKINHL